AAATGCTGTAAATGACATAATTAGGCAAAAGGCTATAAAAAGAAACTTATCTTTAAAAATTTTTGACTACGGTGAAATTGAAATAGTTAGTGGTAATAAAGTGAGGCAGACAATTCTATTGAAACAAGGTATTAAACAAGAAATAGCAAAAAAAATTAGTAAAAATATAAGAGATCAAATAAAAAAAATTAATGTTAGTATCAATGGAGAAACACTAAGAGTGTCGAGTAAGAGCAAAAATGATCTTCAATTAGCAATTAAACTTGTTAGAGACTTGGAAGAGTCTTTGAACATTCCTCTAAAAGCTAATAACTTTAGATAAGATCTTTAATAAGATTATTAAAAAATATGGCTGATTCACCCGAATCTCTTGTTAAGAAATTGGTTATAAAGGTAAAAGAATATCCTCGTTTCTCCAAGGAAGAAATAGATAAATTTTGTTGGATGGCAGTCCATGAGTATAAGCATGGTGTTTTACCATCTGAATATGACATTAGAGAAATAGATGAGGACCTTTATTTACAACTTTTGCAAGAATTTAAAGCCAACATTTAATAAAAATAATTTTTACATTTATTTTTACAATTATTAAAAAAATATTTTAATTAAACGCCTTATTAATGCACTAATTAATTTGATTAAATATGATTAACTAAAAGAAAAGATTTAATGTCAACATCCTTTAAAAATGTTACTCCAGCTGGCCCTGGTGGGACAGCAACACTATTGATCGTATTATCTTTTACCGGTTTTCTTTTACTCACTCAATCTCTCTTTGTTGTTCCTTCTGGACAGGTTGCAGTAGTAACAACATTAGGTAAAGTTAGCGGCCCTTCGAGAAGAGCGGGTTTGAACTTTAAACTCCCATTTATACAGTCTGTTTATCCATTTGATATTAAAACTCAAGTTCAACCTGAGAAATTTGAAACTTTAACTAAGGACCTCCAGGTTATTAGGGCTACAGCCACTGTTAAGTATTCAGTGAAGCCTAATGAAGCTGGAAGAATTTTTGCCACAATTGCTAGTAGAAATAGTGATGTTTATCAAAAAATTGTTCAGCCATCTTTACTAAAAGCTCTTAAATCAGTTTTTTCTCAATACGAGCTAGAAACAATAGCTACGGAATTCGCAGTCATCTCTGAAAAAGTAGGAGATACAGTTTCTCAAGAACTAAATTCATTCGATTATGTAGATGTTAAAAGTTTAGATTTGACTGGATTGGAGATTGCTGAAGAATATAGAGCTGCTATTGAACAAAAGCAAATAGCGGGTCAACAACTATTAAGAGCGAAAACAGAAGTGGAGATTGCGGAACAAGAAGCACTGAGGTACGAAACACTAAACAGAAGCCTTGATGATCAGGTACTTTTCAAATTATTTCTCGACAAATGGGATGGTAGAACCCAAGTCGTTCCTGGCTTGCCTGGTTCAGAAGGTGGAACTCCTCCAGTAATAGTTGGAGGTAGAAGATAGTTTTTAAATTTATCTTTTCTCAAATTAATTTATTTCTTTTCTTTTTGTCTTTAAACAAATATATTAATTTTTTATAGCATTAAATGATTGATCAAATGCCTCAATGGTTTTGTCAATTTCTTCTTCACTATGAGCTAAGGAGGTGAACCCTGCTTCAAAAGGACTTGGAGCTAAGTAAATACCTCTGCAGAGCATCTCTCTGTGCAACTTACCAAAAAGTTCGGCATCATTAGTTTTTGCTTCGTCAAAATTCCTAACTGGACCATCACATAAGAAAAATCCAAACATAGCACTTACATTGCCACCATTTATAGCGATACCATTATTTTCTGCAGACTGTATTATCCCTTCAAATAATCTAGAAGTAATTGCATCAAGTTTTTCGTAAGTACCTTCTTGTTGGAGTAGCTCAAGAGTTTTTATCCCAGCAGTCATTGCAAGTGGGTTCCCACTCAAAGTCCCTGCCTGGTATACAGGTCCGGAAGGGGCAACCATTGACATTATTTCCTTCTTGCCGCCATAAGCTCCAACTGGTAGTCCTCCACCAATTACTTTCCCAAGTGTAGTTAAATCAGGAGTAACTCCAAATTTTTCTTGGGCTCCTCCATAACTGATTCTGAACCCGGTCATGACCTCATCAAAAACTAATAAGGATCCATTCTCAGTGGTTAATTCTCTTAATCCTTCTAAGAATCCAGGCTCAGGAGTAATAAAGCCAGCATTACCAACAATAGGCTCAAGAATTACCCCCGAAATGGCATCAGGATTTTCAGAAAATAATTTTTTTACTGCCTCAAGATCATTGTAAGGGGCGGTTAGTGTATTAGCAGTTGTTGTTCTTGGAACCCCTGGAGAGTCTGGTAATCCTAAAGTCGCTACACCTGATCCAGCTTTCACCAAAAACATATCTGCATGACCGTGATAGCAACCGTCAAATTTTATAACTTTATCTCTTCCAGTGAATGCTCGCATAAGCCTTAAAACAGCCATACATGCTTCAGTTCCACTATTGACAAATCTAACCATTTCTACAGATGGGACAGCATCTATAACCATCTCCGCAAGTTTATTCTCTAAAACGCATGGAGCTCCGAAGCTCGTACCTTTTTCAATTGCTTCCTGTAATGCCGTTGTAACCTCAGGGTGAGCATGTCCACATATAGCAGGCCCCCAACTTCCTATGTAGTCAATATATCTATTGCCATCGATATCCCAAGCAAAAGGGCCTTTTACTCTATCAAAAACAATTGGCTGTCCACCGACAGACTTAAAAGCTCTTACTGGAGAACTAACACCTCCAGGCATTAATTCTTGGGCAGCTGAGAAAACTTCTTCTGATTTGGTGCAATTTAATATGTCAGTCACAGTTTAAATAAATAAAGCTTTGAGAAAAAAATTTGTCATGTTCTAACTTAGAAATAAGTAAAAATTTTGTCAATCAATTTGAAACTCTACATTATGATATTTTTATTGCGATAGTTTGTATTGTAAATTATTAATTTTTAGGAAATCATAATAGAAATTAATATTAACCTTTATAACTCTTTATTAATAAGCGTTTTCAGGTATTAAAGAAATTCTATTTTCTTTATTTATATTTCGAAAAAATTTTCCTCTTCATCAAAAAAATCTACATTTATGTCATTCAAATTAAGATTAATCATTACTGGAGCATGATCACTTGGGCGTAAATTTGCCCTAGGAAAGCTGTCTATCACACAACTTTTAAGTTTTGTTGATAGTTCTTTACTGATGTAGATATGGTCTATTCTCCAACCTTTGTTTAATTCATATGCGTTATTACGGTAATCCCACCAACTCCAATGACCAGTATTTTTTTCAAAAATTCTGAAAGAATCTATTAATCTTTCTTTAAGAACATTATTTAGTGCATTTCTCTCTATGTCAGAAGCCATGATTCCACCTTCATATTTTTCTGGATCATGAATATCTAAGTGAGATGGAGCAATATTAAAATCACCCATAAGACAAATTAGTTCTCCATTTTTTTCTTGTTCATCCAAAAAAGAAGATAAACAGTTTAACCAATTGATTTTGTAAGCGAACTTATCAGATTCTAGTGAAGATCCATTAGGCACATAGACATTTATGATCTTAATGCCATTAATATCAGCAGAAATCAATCTTTTTTGATCTAGGGAAATTTCAATATTTTGATCAGAGTCTGTGAAACCTTTTTTAATATTTTTAGCTTTTATTTTAGAAATAATAGCAACTCCATTGTAGGACTTTTGTCCGTAAACCTCTACTGAATATCCTAATTTTTCGAAAGGTTCCAATGGGAAACTATCATCCATCACTTTTGTTTCCTGCAAACAAAGAATATCTGGATTAACTTGATTAATCCAATCTATTATTTGTGAAAGTCTGGTTCTTATAGAGTTAACATTCCAAGTTGCTATTAACAAATTTCTACTAATTTATGTAAAATTAAATTAGCAAATATTTTTAGTATTAAAGAATTTTGAAATTAAATAAAATGAAAAATTACTTTTGTAAAAACCTCTCTAAAAAATTATCTTTAGTTGTTTTTTTTCTTTCATTAATTTCCTTAAAAGGTGATTTTCTAAATGCTGAATATTTATCTGAAGAATTACAAATCGAAAGTTCAACTAAAACAGATGAGGATAGTTCAGTTATCCCAACAAATCCATTTGAAATTGTGGAAATGATTAGAAGATATAATAGTTTGAATGATGCCACTAATCCCTCTGATGCTATAGACGATGCGCTAGAGTCTTTTAATAGTTTGGAGGAGAAATAAGAAATTTAATACGAGAAATTGTCATTTTAAATTTTTAACATGCTAAAAAATCCTATCCCCAAAGTTACTAATCAATTGCAGTACAGAGCAATTGGTATTATTGAAGGTAAATTTATTCCAAATGATATTCAACAATTAAATAGAGGCTTCTTAACTGATAATAAAGGTGAAAAAATTGAAACAGTAGTATTAGGTAAAGCATTATCTCTTTTAAAAAAGCATATTGATTTAAATAGGAGTTATTTTTGGGTTGTTTATCCAAAAAATAAAAATACTCAAAACTTGCATTTACAGGTTGCTGGCATCTGGGATCCTTATCAACTTAATGATTTTCCTAATGACTCTTTAAAAACAAACTTTTCTAAATTATTAGAGGAATTAGGTTTAAAAGATAATTATTTTTCTGTTAGAGGAGAATTAGTTTT
The window above is part of the Prochlorococcus marinus CUG1415 genome. Proteins encoded here:
- a CDS encoding YajQ family cyclic di-GMP-binding protein translates to MAESFSFDVVSDFERQELVNTLDQVKREISQRYDLKGTDTKVDLDKENIFLTTNSELTLNAVNDIIRQKAIKRNLSLKIFDYGEIEIVSGNKVRQTILLKQGIKQEIAKKISKNIRDQIKKINVSINGETLRVSSKSKNDLQLAIKLVRDLEESLNIPLKANNFR
- a CDS encoding prohibitin family protein, whose protein sequence is MSTSFKNVTPAGPGGTATLLIVLSFTGFLLLTQSLFVVPSGQVAVVTTLGKVSGPSRRAGLNFKLPFIQSVYPFDIKTQVQPEKFETLTKDLQVIRATATVKYSVKPNEAGRIFATIASRNSDVYQKIVQPSLLKALKSVFSQYELETIATEFAVISEKVGDTVSQELNSFDYVDVKSLDLTGLEIAEEYRAAIEQKQIAGQQLLRAKTEVEIAEQEALRYETLNRSLDDQVLFKLFLDKWDGRTQVVPGLPGSEGGTPPVIVGGRR
- the hemL gene encoding glutamate-1-semialdehyde 2,1-aminomutase, with product MTDILNCTKSEEVFSAAQELMPGGVSSPVRAFKSVGGQPIVFDRVKGPFAWDIDGNRYIDYIGSWGPAICGHAHPEVTTALQEAIEKGTSFGAPCVLENKLAEMVIDAVPSVEMVRFVNSGTEACMAVLRLMRAFTGRDKVIKFDGCYHGHADMFLVKAGSGVATLGLPDSPGVPRTTTANTLTAPYNDLEAVKKLFSENPDAISGVILEPIVGNAGFITPEPGFLEGLRELTTENGSLLVFDEVMTGFRISYGGAQEKFGVTPDLTTLGKVIGGGLPVGAYGGKKEIMSMVAPSGPVYQAGTLSGNPLAMTAGIKTLELLQQEGTYEKLDAITSRLFEGIIQSAENNGIAINGGNVSAMFGFFLCDGPVRNFDEAKTNDAELFGKLHREMLCRGIYLAPSPFEAGFTSLAHSEEEIDKTIEAFDQSFNAIKN
- the xth gene encoding exodeoxyribonuclease III, producing the protein MLIATWNVNSIRTRLSQIIDWINQVNPDILCLQETKVMDDSFPLEPFEKLGYSVEVYGQKSYNGVAIISKIKAKNIKKGFTDSDQNIEISLDQKRLISADINGIKIINVYVPNGSSLESDKFAYKINWLNCLSSFLDEQEKNGELICLMGDFNIAPSHLDIHDPEKYEGGIMASDIERNALNNVLKERLIDSFRIFEKNTGHWSWWDYRNNAYELNKGWRIDHIYISKELSTKLKSCVIDSFPRANLRPSDHAPVMINLNLNDINVDFFDEEENFFEI